One stretch of Danio rerio strain Tuebingen ecotype United States chromosome 6, GRCz12tu, whole genome shotgun sequence DNA includes these proteins:
- the vps16 gene encoding vacuolar protein sorting-associated protein 16 homolog, with protein sequence MAFVTANWNPLGEAFYRKIELYEMAWKLKDGLKDCLFAAAPYGGPIALLKWHNRRSPSARPQLEIYSSSGLPLASFPWKSGVVKQLGWTVSDDLLCVQEDGTVLVYDLLGGFKRHFSMGNEVSQSQVLETKIFHSPYGTGVAILTGALRFTLATNIDDIKLRRLPEVPGIQAAPSCWAVLTQDRQSKVLVASGAHLFILDNTACTPVTPPGLSPQASSILHMCVSFSYKYLALLTDSGHVWMGTSNLKEKLSEVETKIKTPPRQMAWCRRPKSQEPSAVVMWDGLLLVVGECKETIQYQLDDDSILVPELDGVRIISGTHHELLQEVPGACEEIFKIASMAPGALLLEAHKEYEKESQKADEYLREIKEQSLLSEAVQQCVEAAGHEHEPETQKTLLRAASFGKCFLSNFPPEQFVSMCRDLRVLNAVRDYTIGIPLTHTQFKQMTVQVLIDRLVYRKLYPLAIEVCRYLKTPEYQGVSRVLKHWACFKVQQKEESDEVIAKAVSVKLADAAGISYSEIATKAYESGRTELAIKLLEFEPRSGEQVPLLLKMKKSPLALSKAIESGDTDLVYTVVMYLKNELNRGDFFMMLRNQPVALSLYRQFCKHQEQDTLKDLFNQDDDHEELGNFYVKASYKEQRLEARIALLQSAVDEYYKAKNEFSAKSTEDEMRLLRFQRKLEEEKGEPLVGFSLHDTMTTLLSVGLHKHAEQLYKDFRVPDKRFWWLKLKALAEKEDWDELEKFAKSKKSPIGYLPFVDVCIKHHNKYEARKYVSKVTPEQKVKAHLAVGDMEGAAEAAIERRNDTEISTVLSRCSSTTDHALVERLNRARATATKK encoded by the exons AAAGATTGAATTGTATGAGATGGCCTGGAAACTCAAAGACGGTCTGAAAGATTGTCTGTTTGCTGCAGCTCCATACGGGGGTCCCATTG CTCTCCTAAAATGGCACAACCGACGTTCTCCCAGTGCCAGACCACAGTTAGAGATCTACTCTTCTTCAGGACTCCCTCTGGCCAGCTTTCCA TGGAAGAGTGGTGTGGTGAAGCAGTTGGGATGGACGGTGTCTGACGACCTACTGTGTGTTCAGGAGGACGGCACTGTGCTCGTCTATGATCTCTTGGGCGGCTTCAAGAGACACTTCAGCATGGGCAAT GAAGTTTCTCAGAGTCAGGTGCTGGAGACCAAGATTTTTCATTCACCCTATGGCACAGGGGTTGCCATATTGACAGGTGCCTTGCGGTTCACTTTGGCTACAAACATTGATGACATCAAACTGAGGAGGCTACCTGAGGTTCCAG GTATCCAGGCAGCACCATCATGTTGGGCAGTGCTGACTCAGGACCGACAAAGTAAAGTCCTGGTGGCCAGTGGTGCTCATCTGTTCATCTTGGACAATACAGCCTGCACTCCTGTG ACTCCTCCAGGCCTCTCTCCACAAGCGTCCAGTATACTTCACATGTGTGTCTCATTCAGTTATAAATATCTTGCACTCCTCACCGACTCTGGCCATGTGTGGATGGGCACATCCAATCTAAAG GAGAAACTCAGTGAGGTCGAAACCAAAATCAAAACACCCCCCAGACAGATGGCATG GTGTCGCAGGCCCAAGAGTCAGGAGCCTTCGGCAGTGGTCATGTGGGACGGGCTTCTCCTGGTGGTCGGAGAGTGTAAAGAAACAATTCAGTATCAACTGGATGATGATTCAATCCTGGTCCCGGAGCTAGATGGGGTTCGGATCATCAGTGGAACACACCATGAGCTTTTGCAAGAGGTCCCAG GTGCTTGTGAGGAGATATTTAAAATTGCCTCAATGGCTCCTGGAGCTTTACTGCTGGAGGCACATAAAGAATATGAG AAAGAGAGTCAGAAGGCAGACGAGTATCTGAGAGAGATTAAAGAGCAGAGTCTGCTGAGCGAAGCGGTACAACAGTGTGTGGAAGCCGCCGGGCATGAACATGAACCCGAGACACAGAAAACACTCTTGAGG GCGGCTTCGTTTGGGAAGTGTTTCTTGAGTAATTTTCCTCCGGAGCAGTTCGTCAGTATGTGCCGAGACCTGCGAGTGTTGAATGCTGTTCGAGATTATACCATAGGCATTCCTCTGACCCACACTCAGTTCAAGCAGATGACCGTACAGGTGCTCATCGACAG ATTGGTTTATCGTAAACTCTATCCACTGGCTATTGAGGTTTGCAGATATCTGAAGACTCCGGAATATCAGGGAGTAAGTCGTGTGCTCAAACACTGGGCCTGCTTCAag GTCCAGCAGAAGGAGGAATCTGATGAAGTCATTGCAAAAGCTGTGAGTGTGAAGCTCGCCGATGCTGCTGGAATCTCCTACTCTGAAATCGCCACCAAAGCATACGAGAGCGGACGAACGGAGCTCGCCATTAAG CTGTTGGAGTTTGAGCCTCGCTCTGGTGAACAGGTCCCACTGCTGCTGAAAATGAAGAAAAGTCCTCTGGCTTTGAGCAAAGCCATTGAGAGTGGCGACACAGACCTCg TGTACACCGTGGTGATGTACCTGAAGAATGAGCTAAACAGAGGAGACTTCTTCATGATGTTGAGGAACCAACCTGTGGCTCTGAGCCTCTACAGACAG TTTTGTAAACATCAGGAGCAGGATACGCTGAAAGATCTTTTCAATCAAGATGACGATCACGAGGAACTGGGCAATTTCTACGTAAAAGCCAGCTATAAAGAGCAG AGACTGGAAGCACGGATTGCTCTTTTACAAAGTGCCGTGGACGAGTACTACAAGGCCAAGAATGAGTTTTCTGCCAAG AGCACAGAAGACGAGATGCGTCTGCTGCGGTTTCAGAGGAAGCTGGAGGAAGAGAAGGGCGAGCCTCTTGTGGGCTTTTCTCTTCATGACACTATGACCACACTGCTGTCTGTGGGACTGCACAAACACGCAGAACAGCTTTACAAAGACTTCAGAGTGCCTGATAAGAG GTTCTGGTGGCTAAAGTTGAAGGCTCTTGCTGAGAAGGAGGACTGGGACGAGCTGGAGAAATTTGCCAAAAGCAAAAAGTCTCCTATTGGATATCTG CCATTCGTAGATGTGTGTATTAAACATCATAACAAATATGAAGCCAGGAAATATGTGTCTAAAGTCACACCCGAGCAGAAGGTCAAAGCTCACCTCGCAGTGGG GGACATGGAAGGTGCTGCAGAGGCTGCTATCGAGAGGCGTAATGACACTGAGATCAGCACAGTTCTCTCACGCTGTTCATCGACCACTGATCATGCTCTTGTGGAACGCCTGAACCGAGCCAGAGCCACGGCTACCAAAAAGTGA
- the rgn gene encoding regucalcin (The RefSeq protein has 1 substitution compared to this genomic sequence): MSSIKVECVIKEKNEVGESPVWEEKDSSLLYVDITGQKVSRWSSLTKQIESMNTEKLVGCVVPRQAGGYVIAEGTRFAFVDWVKRSITAVAEVNEKPNTRFNDGKVDPAGRFFAGTMSMDMKPDVVDAALYNLQPDHSVVRHFDQVHLSNGLDWSLDHRVFYYIDSLAFMVEAFDYDIQTGGLSNRRTVYKMEKDEGIPDGMCIDTEGKLWVACFNGGRVLRIDPQTGKRLQTVKLPAERITSCCFGGKDYSDLYITSAYIGMDAEALAKQPEAGCTFKVTGLGVKGIPPYSYTG, translated from the exons ATGTCATCAATAAAAGTCGAGTGTGTTATCAAAGAAAAGAATGAAGTCGGTGAGAGTCCAGTCTGGGAGGAGAAGGACTCCTCTTTGCTGTACGTTGATATCACAGGTCAAAAGGTCAGCCGATGGAGCTCCCTGACCAAACAAATAGAGAGTATGAACACAG AGAAACTGGTCGGCTGTGTGGTTCCACGGCAGGCTGGGGGTTACGTCATCGCGGAGGGAACTCGATTCGCATTTGTTGACTGGGTAAAGCGGTCGATTACAGCTGTTGCCGAAGTTAATGAGAAACCAAACACCCGCTTCAACGATGGAAAAGTAGATCCAGCTGGCAGGTTTTTTGCAG GTACCATGTCTATGGACATGAAGCCCGATGTGGTGGATGCAGCCCTGTACAACCTTCAACCTGACCACTCTGTTGTCCGCCATTTTGACCAAGTGCACCTCTCCAATGGTTTGGACTGGTCTCTGGATCATCGTGTCTTCTACTACATCGACAGTCTGGTGTTCATGGTGGAGGCCTTCGACTATGACATCCAAACTGGAGGATTGT ctaACCGCAGGACGGTTTACAAGATGGAGAAGGATGAAGGCATACCAGACGGTATGTGCATAGACACAGAAGGCAAGCTGTGGGTCGCCTGCTTCAATGGAGGAAGAGTGTTGCGGATCGACCCTCAAACAG GCAAGCGTCTGCAAACAGTGAAGCTTCCAGCAGAGAGAATCACTTCATGCTGTTTTGGAGGGAAAGACTACAGTGATCTGTACATCACCTCAGCATATATAGGCATGGATGCAGAAGCACTGGCTAAACAACCTGAGGCTGGTTGCACATTTAAG GTGACTGGTTTAGGGGTTAAAGGAATCCCACCATACTCATACACTGGATAA
- the rgn gene encoding regucalcin isoform X2 has product MSSIKVECVIKEKNEVGESPVWEEKDSSLLYVDITGQKVSRWSSLTKQIESMNTEKLVGCVVPRQAGGYVIAEGTRFAFVDWVKRSITAVAEVNEKPNTRFNDGKVDPAGRFFAGTMSMDMKPDVVDAALYNLQPDHSVVRHFDQVHLSNGLDWSLDHRVFYYIDSLVFMVEAFDYDIQTGGLSNRRTVYKMEKDEGIPDGMCIDTEGKLWVACFNGGRVLRIDPQTGKRLQTVKLPAERITSCCFGGKDYSDLYITSAYIGMDAEALAKQPEAGCTFKVTGLGVKGIPPYSYTG; this is encoded by the exons ATGTCATCAATAAAAGTCGAGTGTGTTATCAAAGAAAAGAATGAAGTCGGTGAGAGTCCAGTCTGGGAGGAGAAGGACTCCTCTTTGCTGTACGTTGATATCACAGGTCAAAAGGTCAGCCGATGGAGCTCCCTGACCAAACAAATAGAGAGTATGAACACAG AGAAACTGGTCGGCTGTGTGGTTCCACGGCAGGCTGGGGGTTACGTCATCGCGGAGGGAACTCGATTCGCATTTGTTGACTGGGTAAAGCGGTCGATTACAGCTGTTGCCGAAGTTAATGAGAAACCAAACACCCGCTTCAACGATGGAAAAGTAGATCCAGCTGGCAGGTTTTTTGCAG GTACCATGTCTATGGACATGAAGCCCGATGTGGTGGATGCAGCCCTGTACAACCTTCAACCTGACCACTCTGTTGTCCGCCATTTTGACCAAGTGCACCTCTCCAATGGTTTGGACTGGTCTCTGGATCATCGTGTCTTCTACTACATCGACAGTCTGGTGTTCATGGTGGAGGCCTTCGACTATGACATCCAAACTGGAGGATTGT ctaACCGCAGGACGGTTTACAAGATGGAGAAGGATGAAGGCATACCAGACGGTATGTGCATAGACACAGAAGGCAAGCTGTGGGTCGCCTGCTTCAATGGAGGAAGAGTGTTGCGGATCGACCCTCAAACAG GCAAGCGTCTGCAAACAGTGAAGCTTCCAGCAGAGAGAATCACTTCATGCTGTTTTGGAGGGAAAGACTACAGTGATCTGTACATCACCTCAGCATATATAGGCATGGATGCAGAAGCACTGGCTAAACAACCTGAGGCTGGTTGCACATTTAAG GTGACTGGTTTAGGGGTTAAAGGAATCCCACCATACTCATACACTGGATAA
- the rgn gene encoding regucalcin isoform X1, producing MSSIKVECVIKEKNEVGESPVWEEKDSSLLYVDITGQKVSRWSSLTKQIESMNTEKLVGCVVPRQAGGYVIAEGTRFAFVDWVKRSITAVAEVNEKPNTRFNDGKVDPAGRFFAGTMSMDMKPDVVDAALYNLQPDHSVVRHFDQVHLSNGLDWSLDHRVFYYIDSLVFMVEAFDYDIQTGGLSNRRTVYKMEKDEGIPDGMCIDTEGKLWVACFNGGRVLRIDPQTGKRLQTVKLPAERITSCCFGGKDYSDLYITSAYIGMDAEALAKQPEAGCTFKRMSLDLWGKLEHPAETTGNTGRTCKLHTEMPTDPAGA from the exons ATGTCATCAATAAAAGTCGAGTGTGTTATCAAAGAAAAGAATGAAGTCGGTGAGAGTCCAGTCTGGGAGGAGAAGGACTCCTCTTTGCTGTACGTTGATATCACAGGTCAAAAGGTCAGCCGATGGAGCTCCCTGACCAAACAAATAGAGAGTATGAACACAG AGAAACTGGTCGGCTGTGTGGTTCCACGGCAGGCTGGGGGTTACGTCATCGCGGAGGGAACTCGATTCGCATTTGTTGACTGGGTAAAGCGGTCGATTACAGCTGTTGCCGAAGTTAATGAGAAACCAAACACCCGCTTCAACGATGGAAAAGTAGATCCAGCTGGCAGGTTTTTTGCAG GTACCATGTCTATGGACATGAAGCCCGATGTGGTGGATGCAGCCCTGTACAACCTTCAACCTGACCACTCTGTTGTCCGCCATTTTGACCAAGTGCACCTCTCCAATGGTTTGGACTGGTCTCTGGATCATCGTGTCTTCTACTACATCGACAGTCTGGTGTTCATGGTGGAGGCCTTCGACTATGACATCCAAACTGGAGGATTGT ctaACCGCAGGACGGTTTACAAGATGGAGAAGGATGAAGGCATACCAGACGGTATGTGCATAGACACAGAAGGCAAGCTGTGGGTCGCCTGCTTCAATGGAGGAAGAGTGTTGCGGATCGACCCTCAAACAG GCAAGCGTCTGCAAACAGTGAAGCTTCCAGCAGAGAGAATCACTTCATGCTGTTTTGGAGGGAAAGACTACAGTGATCTGTACATCACCTCAGCATATATAGGCATGGATGCAGAAGCACTGGCTAAACAACCTGAGGCTGGTTGCACATTTAAG cgcatgtctttggacttgtgggggaaactggagcacccggcggaaaccaccggaaacacggggagaacatgcaaactccacacggaaatgccaactgacccagccggggcttga